The following DNA comes from Fusarium fujikuroi IMI 58289 draft genome, chromosome FFUJ_chr03.
TAGTTACCGTTGCCGTGATTTGGCAGCCACCTCTCCCTTGCATCGCGATGCATACCAGTACCCGTTACAAAATTGTAAGCTAATATCATATTCCTCAGCCTTTTCGACCTCGCGGCGCCGAAAACGCaccccatcttcaacaaccaaaCAAGTCTTCAGGAAATATGGTAATGGCAAACACAAACACAGCAGCCGGTTTCCGTGGCCCAGCGAAGCGAGCCGCCTTCGGTGATATGACCAATGTTAGCAAGCAGGCTGTATACACTCGTGATGAAGGTAAATCGATCAAGGTTTATGCATCGAATGGCgtgaacaacaacaacggcGGCGCGCCGCTAAACAAGGAGAACGCTGTCTATAGCAAAGATTCTTTCTCTCGCCCCGCCCAAAGGCTACCCAACATCTCGTCGACACGAACCGTCCTAGAAAATAAGTCTTCTGACGCGAACAAGAAGACATCGCGTAACAACGTTCAAGAAACGTACGTCAGGAAGGATACCCACAATGCCTCCAAGGCTCCTGCTCCGTCAACTCAGAATGCCCCTGCTCTTCAGCCTCGCCACTATAAGAGCCAACCTCAGCTCAaatctcagcaacagcaagctaGTCTGCGTCGCACCCAAAGCAAGCAGCTGGAAAAGATAGTGCCAAAAGCggatgttgagcttgactCTAAATCCTCTAACCCTGCTGTAATGTCGCTGCAAGAGGCTGATTATCCCTACGACCAAGGCGCCTACCTTGATTCTATGTATCTCCCCATCGAGACCGGTGTCGACCTGGATATGCTTCAGAAGGAGGAATATCCCGAGTCACACATCAAGCTGCCTGAGATATCTGAGGAAGAACCCATTGTCCCCATCTCTTATGACCCCTCTCTCCCTGCCATGTCAGAGCCTGAAGAGTGCTGGGAGGAggccgatgacgaggactttgatgaccaagaccaagcatACACAACAGCCCACTCAGTTCGCTCACGGGATATGACCGCTGGAGGTGCTACGGAAATTGTTCCACTGCCTCGTGTGACAGCTCGCGTTCAACGCGAACTCGAGGATGCACGTGAAGAGGTGGAGCGTACTCGTACACAAGACGAGGTCGAAGAAGAGCTTTGGGATGTCAGCATGGTTGCCGAGTATGGTGACGAGATTTTTGAGTATATGCGCGAGCTTGAGGTAAAGAGTCATGTTTGTATTGCTCTAATATCAAAACTAACAACATTTTGCAGATCAGAATGCTTCCTAATGCGCACTACATGGATAACCAAACCGAGATTCAGTGGTCAATGCGATCAGTCCTAATGGACTGGCTGGTACAGGTTCACAACCGATTTGGTCTCTTGCCTGAGACGCTTTTCCTGACAGTCAACTACATCGACCGTTTCCTTTCCCAAAAGATCGTCTCAATTGGCAAGCTTCAACTTGTCGGTGCCACCGCAATCTTGGTAGCCTCCAAGTACGAAGAGATTAACTGTCCTTCCTTGGGTGAGATCGTCTACATGGTTGACAATGGTTACACTGCCGACGAGGTTCTGAAGGCCGAGCGTTTCATGCTTAGTATGCTGAGCTTCGAGCTGGGTTGGCCAGGGcccatgagcttcttgcgACGTGTTAGCAAAGCTGATGACTATGATCTTGAGACTCGAACTCTGGCCAAGTACTTCCTGGAATTGACCATCATGGACGAGCGTTTCGTGGCGTCACCCCCTAGCTTCCTGGCTGCGGGTGCACATTGTCTTTCTCGACTCATTCTCAAGAAGGGTGACTGGGTAAGTTGGAGTCATGACTATGCTCATATATTGCGCGTGCTAACTTGCAATGCAGACTAAGCAGCATGTCTTCTACTCGGGCTATACCTGGAGTcagttgaagaacttggtgacgatgatgatcgAATGCTGTGATCGTCCGGACCAGCACCACGCCGCCATCTTTGAAAAGTATACGGACCGCCGGTATAAGGGAGCGTCTTTGTTGGTGCAAGAAGCTCTCGATACTGGCTTCACTCTTCCTCACCAGCTATCTCCCGTTCGCCGAGAGCTTCAAGGGTATCGCGAAGGCAGTACTGAGTTGTCCCTCGCGCAGCCCCAACTCATTCCCATTGAGGGATAAGAAGCCATCATGACCCGGCTGGGACATGTTTGT
Coding sequences within:
- a CDS encoding related to cyclin B3, whose translation is MDARPFRPRGAENAPHLQQPNKSSGNMVMANTNTAAGFRGPAKRAAFGDMTNVSKQAVYTRDEGKSIKVYASNGVNNNNGGAPLNKENAVYSKDSFSRPAQRLPNISSTRTVLENKSSDANKKTSRNNVQETYVRKDTHNASKAPAPSTQNAPALQPRHYKSQPQLKSQQQQASLRRTQSKQLEKIVPKADVELDSKSSNPAVMSLQEADYPYDQGAYLDSMYLPIETGVDLDMLQKEEYPESHIKLPEISEEEPIVPISYDPSLPAMSEPEECWEEADDEDFDDQDQAYTTAHSVRSRDMTAGGATEIVPLPRVTARVQRELEDAREEVERTRTQDEVEEELWDVSMVAEYGDEIFEYMRELEIRMLPNAHYMDNQTEIQWSMRSVLMDWLVQVHNRFGLLPETLFLTVNYIDRFLSQKIVSIGKLQLVGATAILVASKYEEINCPSLGEIVYMVDNGYTADEVLKAERFMLSMLSFELGWPGPMSFLRRVSKADDYDLETRTLAKYFLELTIMDERFVASPPSFLAAGAHCLSRLILKKGDWTKQHVFYSGYTWSQLKNLVTMMIECCDRPDQHHAAIFEKYTDRRYKGASLLVQEALDTGFTLPHQLSPVRRELQGYREGSTELSLAQPQLIPIEG